DNA from Acidimicrobiales bacterium:
CGAAGCCGCGCCGGCCCGCCCACGGCCCGGTGTGGCCCCACGCGTCGAGATACACGACCACCAGGCCGTGGGATCGGCCGGCCAGGTCCGCGGCGCCCAACCCGAACCGTTCCAGGGCTCCGGGGCGGTACCCGCACACCACGACGTCGGCCTCGTCGAGCAGCCCATCCAGTCTCTGGCGTTGGTCGCTCTCGGCCAGATCGAGGAGAGAGCTCCGCTTGCCCAGCAGGGTGTCGGCCGGAACCGCCGGCGCCATGTCCGGGCGGCGGGGAGGATCGATGCGCAGCACCTCGGCGCCCAGGGCGCCCAGGAACCGGGTGCACACGGGGCCGGCGATCACCCTCGTCAGGTCCAGGACACGCACGCCCGCCGCCGGGCGATCTCCGCGGGGCCGGTGCCTCGCCGTCCGGGACCCGATCACCTGTTGCCCGATCAACGCCTCGGTGGCGACCGCCCGCCCCTGGGGGTGACGGGACCACTCCGGGAGCGAGCGCACGGCCGCGGCCACTCCGCCGGTGGAGAAGACCCGGTGCTCGACCTCCTCGCTCCGAAGGGACCTCATGGCGGTCGCGACCGATTCGGGGTCGTCGTCAGCGGCCAGGGCGCCGAGCAGTGACGCCTTGTGCCAGGGGTAGTTGGCGTGGGTGCGGACCCAGCCGTCGGCAGTGGGCCAGAAGCGGGAGAGCGGAGCGAAGCCCATGCCGGCGCCTTGTCCGCCGACCCGGAAGTACCGCTCGCTGCGCACGGCGGCTGCCACGTGATGCCGGTCGAGCCTGACCACGGGCAGAGTGCCGTCGAGCGCCCGGTGCAGCTCGGCCGCCGCCCCGAGGGCCACGGCTACGCAAGCCAGTGCCGTGTCCTCGGCCCGGAACGCCGATGGCAGCGAGCCGGGAGTCCCGGTGATCGACGCGGGGTCAAGCGCGGGTTGGGGCGGGCCGGTGTCACCGACGAGCGCCGCCCACGCCTCAGCGACCAGATCTTGGGGGCCGGCCTGGATCACGCCCCAGATCGTGCCCGATCCGGGGTGCGGATCACGGTGGCGCCGTCAATCCGGGCCATGGACGCGCGTGGCCTCACACGCGCGGTAGCGGCCTGTGCGCCGGTTGCGTCCGCGTGGTACACCCCGTCCGGCCTTGTGGACAACAAAGCGGCTCAGACCGGGGCGGCAACAGCCGATGCACCTCGGCGGGAGGGCGGTTCGAAATGTCATCAGCTGGGACTGCACAGGCGGCCGGACCCCGGTTGCGTGTCCTCATCGCTGACGACAACCGGGACATCCGGATGATGATGCGGCTGCTCCTCGAGGACGACAGCCGCCTCCAGATCGTGGGCGAGGCCGAGGACGGCATCGAGGCGGTGGAGAAGGCCCGGCGCTTGCAACCGGGCGGGGTGGTGCTCGACCTCAACATGCCGGGCCTGGACGGCTGGCAGGCGGCCGAGGCCATCCTCGACGGCTCTCCCGACATCGCGGTCGTGATGTTCACCTCGGCCCCCCCGGGCCGGGACAGTCCCGA
Protein-coding regions in this window:
- a CDS encoding CoA transferase, producing MIQAGPQDLVAEAWAALVGDTGPPQPALDPASITGTPGSLPSAFRAEDTALACVAVALGAAAELHRALDGTLPVVRLDRHHVAAAVRSERYFRVGGQGAGMGFAPLSRFWPTADGWVRTHANYPWHKASLLGALAADDDPESVATAMRSLRSEEVEHRVFSTGGVAAAVRSLPEWSRHPQGRAVATEALIGQQVIGSRTARHRPRGDRPAAGVRVLDLTRVIAGPVCTRFLGALGAEVLRIDPPRRPDMAPAVPADTLLGKRSSLLDLAESDQRQRLDGLLDEADVVVCGYRPGALERFGLGAADLAGRSHGLVVVYLDAWGHTGPWAGRRGF
- a CDS encoding response regulator transcription factor, giving the protein MRVLIADDNRDIRMMMRLLLEDDSRLQIVGEAEDGIEAVEKARRLQPGGVVLDLNMPGLDGWQAAEAILDGSPDIAVVMFTSAPPGRDSPDHPTILKASPNWPQRLATTLIDVAERIAVEWPAWERRTKERASG